One Succinispira mobilis DSM 6222 genomic window carries:
- a CDS encoding glutathione peroxidase yields MSVHDFTVKKKNGEEICLREYKDKVLLIVNTASKCGFTSQYAELEKLYKQYQERGLVILGFPSNQFASQEPGTDEEIQNFCQVNYGVTFPILAKSEVRGANAQPLYKYLVEQQGFAGLEFLGEKLSGFLKSNLPEFLVGDEVKWNFTKFLIDKQGKVIKRYESMVNPLDIAPDIEKLL; encoded by the coding sequence ATGAGTGTACATGATTTCACAGTTAAAAAGAAAAATGGTGAAGAAATTTGTTTGCGTGAGTATAAAGATAAAGTTTTATTGATTGTGAATACAGCGAGTAAATGTGGGTTTACCTCACAGTATGCTGAATTAGAAAAACTATATAAACAATACCAAGAGCGGGGCTTAGTAATATTAGGGTTTCCCTCTAACCAATTTGCTAGTCAAGAACCAGGAACAGACGAGGAAATCCAAAATTTTTGTCAGGTTAATTATGGGGTAACTTTTCCTATATTAGCTAAATCAGAAGTTCGCGGCGCAAATGCACAACCACTTTACAAATATTTAGTTGAACAACAAGGCTTTGCAGGTTTAGAATTTTTAGGCGAGAAGTTAAGTGGATTTTTAAAAAGCAATTTACCGGAATTTTTAGTAGGTGATGAAGTGAAGTGGAATTTTACTAAATTTTTGATAGATAAACAAGGAAAGGTTATCAAGCGCTATGAATCCATGGTTAATCCGTTGGATATTGCGCCTGATATTGAAAAATTATTATAA
- a CDS encoding proline--tRNA ligase: MLASNLYAPTLREVPAEAEIISHKLMLRAGFMRKSATGIYTYLPLAWKVLKKIENIVREEMDNAGGQELLMPIIQPAEMWQESGRWNVYGDEMFRLQDRHGRFFCLGPTHEEMITTLVRGEVRSYRQLPVRLYQIQNKYRDERRPRFGLMRGREFIMKDLYSFDKDEAGLDISYKSMYDAYTRIFTRCNLKFRPVEADSGAIGGSGSHEFMALADSGEAEIVYCPSCDYAGNVEKAELKPIVLAEEALAELEIVDTPDAKTIAAVCEYLNAPVEKSVKAVVYNSDKGLVIVLVRGDHEVNEIKVQNHLGALFLEMANEEAIQAAGTVAGFIGGVGKKQAYVLLDSTVAKMYNVICGADQLDKHYINANIARDFTYDAIADVRLIQENDPCPICGEAVKKARGIEVGQVFKLFTKYSKALKATFLNENGKELPMVMGCYGIGVTRTMSAVIEQSYDEDGIIWPVAIAPYHVVIIPANTKDEKVMEVAQEVYAQLQQGKVEVVLDDRNERAGVKFKDADLIGYPLRITVGAKTLEQGCVEARIRKNGSVVNLEVGKAYLPAVQEILKNL; this comes from the coding sequence ATGTTAGCAAGTAATTTATATGCGCCAACTTTACGAGAGGTTCCAGCAGAGGCAGAAATTATCAGTCATAAACTAATGTTACGGGCTGGATTTATGCGTAAGTCAGCTACTGGAATTTATACCTACTTGCCTTTGGCTTGGAAAGTTCTTAAAAAAATTGAGAATATTGTACGCGAGGAAATGGATAATGCAGGCGGTCAAGAATTATTGATGCCGATTATTCAGCCCGCAGAGATGTGGCAAGAAAGTGGACGTTGGAACGTATATGGTGATGAAATGTTTCGCCTACAAGATCGTCATGGTCGTTTTTTTTGCTTAGGGCCAACGCACGAAGAGATGATTACGACTTTAGTACGCGGCGAAGTTCGTTCTTATCGCCAATTACCAGTGCGCTTGTATCAAATTCAAAATAAATATCGCGATGAGCGTCGGCCACGTTTTGGCTTGATGCGTGGCCGAGAATTTATCATGAAAGATTTATACTCTTTTGATAAAGATGAGGCTGGCTTAGATATTAGTTACAAAAGCATGTATGATGCCTATACACGTATTTTCACGCGCTGTAATTTGAAATTCAGACCGGTAGAGGCAGATTCAGGAGCAATCGGTGGTAGTGGCTCACATGAGTTTATGGCTTTAGCAGATAGTGGTGAAGCGGAAATAGTTTATTGTCCAAGTTGTGACTATGCAGGAAATGTTGAAAAAGCTGAGCTAAAACCAATAGTGTTGGCAGAAGAAGCTTTGGCAGAGTTGGAAATTGTAGATACTCCAGATGCGAAAACTATTGCCGCAGTATGTGAATACTTAAATGCTCCAGTCGAAAAATCAGTTAAGGCTGTAGTTTATAATAGTGATAAAGGTCTAGTTATTGTTTTGGTACGTGGTGATCATGAAGTTAATGAAATCAAAGTGCAAAATCATCTTGGCGCATTATTTTTAGAAATGGCCAATGAAGAAGCTATTCAAGCTGCGGGAACGGTAGCAGGCTTTATTGGTGGAGTTGGTAAAAAACAAGCTTATGTTTTATTAGATAGCACTGTGGCGAAGATGTATAATGTTATTTGTGGAGCAGATCAACTTGATAAGCATTATATAAATGCTAATATTGCCCGTGATTTCACCTATGATGCGATTGCTGATGTGCGCTTAATTCAAGAAAATGATCCATGTCCAATTTGTGGTGAAGCTGTTAAAAAAGCACGAGGAATTGAAGTTGGACAAGTATTTAAATTGTTTACGAAATACAGTAAAGCCTTAAAAGCAACTTTCTTAAATGAAAATGGTAAAGAATTACCAATGGTAATGGGTTGTTATGGAATCGGAGTTACACGTACGATGTCAGCGGTAATTGAACAAAGCTATGATGAAGACGGAATTATTTGGCCAGTAGCAATTGCGCCTTATCATGTAGTTATTATTCCGGCGAATACGAAAGATGAAAAAGTAATGGAAGTAGCTCAAGAAGTTTATGCACAATTGCAACAAGGCAAAGTTGAAGTAGTATTAGATGATCGTAATGAGCGAGCCGGAGTTAAATTTAAAGATGCAGACTTAATTGGTTATCCATTGCGGATTACAGTAGGTGCAAAAACTTTAGAACAAGGTTGTGTAGAAGCACGTATTAGAAAAAATGGTTCTGTAGTGAATTTGGAAGTTGGTAAAGCTTATTTACCAGCAGTTCAAGAAATATTAAAAAATTTATAA